One genomic region from Natrinema caseinilyticum encodes:
- a CDS encoding FAD-binding oxidoreductase yields the protein MSSHADSSDDPVVEAFEAATRGPVVHPAAGDEYDAARAIYNGMIDKEPRVIVRCTDVADVIAAVTLGREHGLETAIRSGGHNGAGHALVDDGLVIDLSGMDGVRVDPDAKTVRVEPGCTWGDVDHATHAFGLATVSGVVSTTGVGGLTLGGGHGYLTRQYGLTIDNLLSADVVLADGRLVRASSEENPDLFWALRGGGGNFGVVTSFEFRLHPVETVIAGPMFWPIDRLESTMRWYRDWLPQAPEDVSAFYLTGEVPGAPFPPEIHGETVCGLVWCCTGTEERANAALREARTVAEPLFEHVDPMPYPAIQSVFDDIYPPGDRWYWKGDFVAELTDDAIAVHERFAAVPTTQSFMHLYPIDGAASRVDADETAWNYRDATWSMVVAGVDSDADNDDVITDWAHEYWEALHPHSAGGSYVNFMMDEGDDRIRATYGDNHDRLRAVKAVYDPDNFFHVNQNIEPAA from the coding sequence ATGTCGTCACACGCCGACTCGAGCGACGATCCGGTCGTCGAGGCCTTCGAAGCGGCCACCCGCGGTCCCGTGGTCCACCCGGCCGCGGGCGACGAATACGACGCGGCTCGAGCGATCTACAACGGCATGATCGACAAAGAGCCGCGGGTAATCGTTCGCTGTACCGACGTCGCCGACGTCATCGCGGCCGTAACCCTCGGTCGCGAACACGGTCTCGAAACGGCGATCCGTAGCGGCGGCCACAACGGCGCCGGCCACGCGCTCGTCGACGACGGTCTCGTGATCGATCTCTCCGGGATGGACGGCGTCCGCGTCGATCCTGACGCGAAGACGGTGCGGGTCGAACCCGGGTGTACCTGGGGCGACGTCGACCACGCGACGCACGCGTTCGGACTGGCGACCGTAAGCGGCGTCGTCTCGACGACCGGCGTCGGCGGCCTCACCCTCGGCGGCGGGCACGGGTATCTGACGCGGCAGTACGGACTGACGATCGACAACCTGCTTTCCGCCGACGTCGTCCTGGCCGACGGACGGCTGGTCCGCGCCAGCAGCGAGGAGAATCCGGACCTCTTCTGGGCGCTGCGAGGCGGCGGCGGTAACTTCGGCGTGGTCACGTCCTTCGAATTCCGGCTCCATCCGGTCGAGACCGTGATCGCCGGACCGATGTTCTGGCCGATCGACCGACTCGAGTCGACGATGCGATGGTACCGCGACTGGCTCCCGCAGGCACCCGAAGACGTCTCCGCGTTCTACCTGACGGGTGAGGTTCCGGGCGCGCCGTTCCCCCCGGAGATTCACGGCGAGACGGTCTGTGGCCTCGTCTGGTGCTGTACGGGAACGGAAGAGCGGGCCAACGCTGCACTCCGGGAGGCGCGGACCGTCGCCGAACCGCTCTTCGAGCACGTCGATCCGATGCCGTACCCGGCCATTCAGAGCGTCTTCGACGACATCTACCCGCCCGGCGACCGGTGGTACTGGAAAGGAGACTTCGTCGCGGAACTCACGGACGACGCCATCGCCGTCCACGAGCGGTTCGCGGCGGTTCCGACGACGCAATCGTTCATGCACCTCTACCCGATCGACGGGGCCGCCAGCCGCGTCGATGCGGACGAAACTGCCTGGAACTACCGCGACGCGACCTGGTCGATGGTCGTCGCGGGCGTCGATTCGGACGCCGACAACGACGACGTGATCACCGACTGGGCCCACGAGTACTGGGAGGCGCTCCACCCGCACTCGGCCGGGGGCTCGTACGTCAACTTCATGATGGACGAGGGAGACGATCGGATCCGGGCCACGTACGGCGATAATCACGACCGACTGCGAGCGGTCAAAGCCGTCTACGACCCGGATAACTTCTTCCACGTGAACCAGAACATCGAGCCTGCGGCCTGA
- a CDS encoding helix-turn-helix transcriptional regulator, with translation MDCRLDEIEFLARSAHRTGVLEALLEGPRDRNDLRAATGASSPTMGRILGDFEDRRWIVRDGPTYELTPLGEYVAERFGTLCDAMETERTLRDVWRWLPREMEGFSVDLFDDAVVSYPGPNYPYEPVQRVRELIEETTAMCGFGTTVFKSINNETVCSSVIDGMDYEYIYSPAVLEATVAWKPKRVAEATACDNCTILLHDALPDEDRCGLGIFDDRIGICCHDPETGLLEAVIDTDSREAREWALSVFEHHRADARPVSHEEKASLFPPELLS, from the coding sequence ATGGATTGTCGACTCGACGAGATCGAATTCCTCGCGCGCTCGGCCCACCGAACGGGCGTCCTCGAGGCGCTGCTCGAGGGCCCGCGGGATCGCAACGACCTGCGCGCGGCGACGGGCGCGTCCTCGCCGACGATGGGGCGAATACTCGGCGATTTCGAGGACAGGCGATGGATCGTCAGGGACGGGCCGACCTACGAACTCACGCCGCTCGGAGAGTACGTCGCCGAGCGGTTCGGAACCCTCTGTGACGCGATGGAAACGGAGCGAACGCTGCGCGACGTCTGGCGCTGGCTTCCGCGCGAGATGGAGGGATTTTCGGTCGACCTGTTCGACGACGCAGTCGTCTCCTATCCCGGTCCAAACTACCCCTACGAACCCGTCCAGCGCGTCAGAGAGTTGATCGAAGAGACGACCGCGATGTGCGGGTTCGGAACGACCGTCTTCAAATCGATCAACAACGAGACCGTCTGCTCGTCGGTGATCGACGGCATGGACTACGAGTACATTTACTCGCCGGCGGTTCTCGAGGCGACCGTCGCGTGGAAGCCGAAACGGGTCGCGGAAGCGACCGCGTGCGATAACTGCACCATCCTCTTGCACGACGCGCTCCCCGACGAAGACCGGTGTGGACTCGGCATCTTCGACGATCGAATCGGGATCTGCTGTCACGATCCGGAGACGGGCCTGCTCGAGGCCGTGATCGATACCGATAGCCGAGAAGCCCGCGAGTGGGCGCTCTCGGTATTCGAACACCACCGGGCCGACGCTCGACCGGTCAGTCACGAGGAGAAAGCGTCGCTGTTCCCGCCGGAACTGCTTTCCTGA
- a CDS encoding proline dehydrogenase family protein, giving the protein MIPPIASRFVAGESPAKALEHVRQLNERDVGAIVNLLGEHYDERDPVADDAAEYRTLVEDIANSGLEAAVSVKPSQLGLDISEDVFRAELTEIVDAAADRGVFVWIDMEDHTTTDATLDAFETVAREHGGGVGVCVQANLRRTRADVRRLADVPGKVRFVKGAYDPPADVGYTDGARVDREYRTLLEYAFEHYDGGIGVGSHDPAMVEYAKALHDRYGTDFEIQMLMGVRDDAQYELAGEYEVWQYVPYGDRWKSYFYRRVTERTDNLKFALRAVLTG; this is encoded by the coding sequence ATGATCCCGCCGATAGCGAGTCGGTTCGTCGCGGGAGAGTCTCCGGCGAAAGCCCTCGAGCACGTCCGTCAACTGAACGAACGCGACGTGGGCGCGATCGTCAACCTCCTGGGAGAACACTACGACGAGCGCGACCCCGTCGCCGACGACGCGGCCGAGTACCGGACGCTCGTCGAGGACATCGCGAACTCGGGACTCGAGGCGGCCGTCTCCGTCAAGCCCTCGCAGTTGGGACTGGACATCAGCGAGGACGTGTTTCGGGCGGAACTGACCGAGATCGTCGACGCGGCGGCCGACCGCGGCGTCTTCGTCTGGATCGACATGGAAGATCACACGACCACCGACGCGACCCTGGACGCGTTCGAGACGGTCGCCCGCGAGCACGGCGGCGGCGTCGGGGTCTGCGTGCAGGCGAACCTCCGTCGGACGCGCGCGGACGTCAGACGACTCGCCGACGTCCCCGGGAAGGTCCGCTTCGTCAAGGGGGCGTACGATCCGCCGGCCGACGTCGGCTACACCGACGGCGCTCGCGTCGACCGGGAGTATCGGACCCTGCTCGAGTACGCGTTCGAGCACTACGACGGCGGCATCGGCGTCGGAAGCCACGATCCGGCGATGGTCGAATACGCGAAAGCGTTGCACGACCGGTACGGGACTGACTTCGAGATCCAGATGCTCATGGGCGTGCGCGATGACGCCCAGTACGAGTTGGCCGGGGAGTACGAGGTCTGGCAGTACGTTCCCTACGGCGACCGGTGGAAATCGTACTTCTACCGCCGGGTCACCGAACGGACCGACAACCTCAAATTCGCGCTCCGGGCGGTCCTCACCGGGTGA
- a CDS encoding PadR family transcriptional regulator, with product MQDDNSRGLESPDRSDASLEYDHHLSVAIRTTWTDLTAIQRDCLEIVFRRENGGQPCDERQILRALERRSLIADRTRLYADLMVLVGRGLLSRRVRPAERTTEYRLADEGRALLLQRAERLAEICGIRTVETETATETAAREKRKKE from the coding sequence ATGCAAGATGACAATTCGCGGGGCCTTGAAAGTCCCGACCGATCAGACGCATCGCTCGAGTACGATCATCACCTCTCGGTCGCCATACGGACGACGTGGACCGACCTCACCGCGATTCAACGCGATTGCCTCGAGATCGTGTTCCGCCGCGAAAACGGCGGACAGCCCTGCGACGAACGCCAGATACTACGCGCGCTCGAGCGTCGGTCGCTCATCGCCGATCGAACGCGCCTCTACGCGGATCTGATGGTTCTCGTCGGTCGCGGCCTCCTCTCGAGGCGCGTGCGACCCGCCGAACGAACGACCGAGTACCGCCTCGCGGACGAGGGTCGCGCCCTCCTGTTGCAGCGCGCCGAACGCCTCGCGGAAATTTGTGGCATCCGAACCGTCGAGACCGAGACCGCGACTGAGACGGCCGCTCGAGAGAAGCGGAAGAAGGAATGA
- a CDS encoding winged helix-turn-helix domain-containing protein, translated as MRKPGSWMQNPTDERILEVLDTGLELGPTAIGRNIDRDRTGVSRRLSMLVDYGLVNRVDEGYYEITELGRRYLAGELDADNLESDEE; from the coding sequence ATGAGAAAACCCGGTTCATGGATGCAAAATCCGACTGATGAGCGGATTCTCGAAGTGCTCGATACTGGGTTGGAACTCGGGCCGACGGCGATCGGGAGGAATATCGACCGTGACAGAACCGGCGTCAGTCGTCGACTCTCGATGTTGGTCGATTACGGCCTCGTGAATAGGGTCGACGAAGGATATTACGAAATAACTGAACTGGGGAGACGGTACCTGGCCGGCGAACTCGATGCGGACAACCTCGAGTCAGACGAGGAATGA
- a CDS encoding toxin-antitoxin system TumE family protein, with product MAGDEDDDEAVRVLSIQEDFGDTYVEVEAWSVPETKRYPDGMKYSMQYGTIDGDTILRYDNFPDHPDVDIHHRHQSDDPADVERVDYPGLESLYKRFKREVRDHGEPW from the coding sequence ATGGCCGGTGACGAAGACGATGACGAAGCCGTGCGGGTGCTGTCCATTCAGGAAGATTTCGGCGACACGTACGTCGAAGTCGAAGCCTGGTCGGTGCCCGAAACGAAGCGGTATCCGGACGGGATGAAGTATTCGATGCAGTACGGAACCATCGACGGCGATACGATACTCAGGTACGATAACTTCCCCGATCACCCCGACGTCGATATCCATCACAGGCACCAATCCGACGACCCCGCCGACGTCGAACGCGTAGACTACCCGGGCCTAGAATCGCTGTACAAACGCTTCAAACGGGAGGTAAGAGATCATGGAGAACCCTGGTAA
- a CDS encoding transcriptional regulator, giving the protein MENPGNKTDDDRTMYIRFERGDEQATLETLRALDRGDEPEPHFEVVYHDPDDLHRVVRPKNLELLRTIAQHDPESIRDTARLVDRDVKQVHGNLEELEALHLIEFERDGRSKRPTVWYDAIEVDLPLTDADPDAVRA; this is encoded by the coding sequence ATGGAGAACCCTGGTAACAAGACAGACGACGATCGGACGATGTATATCCGGTTCGAACGCGGCGACGAACAGGCCACCCTCGAGACGCTTCGCGCGCTGGATCGGGGGGACGAACCGGAACCGCACTTCGAGGTGGTCTACCACGATCCGGACGACCTGCATCGAGTGGTTCGACCGAAGAACCTGGAACTGCTCAGGACGATCGCCCAGCACGATCCAGAGAGCATCCGCGACACGGCCCGCCTCGTCGACCGGGACGTAAAGCAGGTACACGGAAACCTCGAAGAACTCGAGGCATTGCACCTGATCGAATTCGAGCGCGACGGGCGATCGAAGCGGCCGACGGTCTGGTACGACGCGATCGAGGTGGATCTGCCGCTTACCGACGCGGATCCCGACGCCGTTCGGGCCTGA
- a CDS encoding ArsR family transcriptional regulator yields the protein MQPSWWSKYDGPILEMLSESGKALPPRVILFNLEYEERASPHRSTVKRRLKRLTDHGLVEKIDDSGYYILTDRGRSWIEGELDSSKLESDQ from the coding sequence GTGCAACCGAGCTGGTGGAGCAAGTACGACGGGCCGATACTCGAGATGCTCTCCGAGAGCGGGAAGGCCCTTCCACCACGCGTTATTTTGTTCAATCTCGAATACGAAGAACGGGCCTCGCCCCACCGATCAACGGTAAAGCGACGTCTAAAGCGCCTCACGGATCACGGGCTCGTGGAGAAAATTGACGATTCGGGATATTACATTCTCACTGACAGGGGTCGGTCGTGGATCGAAGGGGAACTGGACAGCAGTAAATTGGAGTCGGATCAGTAA
- a CDS encoding succinylglutamate desuccinylase/aspartoacylase family protein, which translates to MTTTLGTASAGPGEIDTGRLEVGETRDGSPFGLPVAVINGDSPGRTLYMQAASDGDELNGVGVIQRVVPQLDPAELSGTILIVGIVNYHAFQVAEHRNPIDDTKMNRAYPGNEEGTSSERIAAATFEAATRADLILDLHQGSTSRMLDEVRVRCGKRHRLHEQCLELAKAFGCGYVLDQKGPDGQLARAAPDEGIPTVDPELGGAVGWDEESIRTGVEGVFNVLQYFNFLEGDQSLEPQTRAGGFEQYGAPAGGLVTMRKELGDRVRPGETIFEVTTPFGDPKGEVTADGDGILWRARRLPQVATGEYVCSVGTEIGEY; encoded by the coding sequence ATGACGACGACGCTCGGAACGGCGAGCGCGGGGCCCGGCGAGATCGATACGGGCCGTCTCGAGGTCGGCGAAACGCGGGATGGGAGCCCGTTTGGGCTCCCCGTCGCCGTGATTAATGGCGACTCTCCCGGACGGACTCTCTACATGCAGGCGGCCAGTGATGGGGACGAACTCAACGGCGTGGGCGTGATCCAGCGCGTCGTGCCGCAACTCGATCCCGCCGAACTCTCGGGAACGATTCTGATCGTCGGGATCGTAAACTATCACGCGTTTCAAGTCGCCGAACACCGGAATCCGATCGACGACACGAAGATGAACCGGGCCTACCCCGGCAACGAAGAGGGCACCTCGAGCGAGCGGATCGCGGCCGCGACCTTCGAGGCCGCGACTCGAGCCGATTTGATCCTCGATCTCCACCAGGGATCGACCAGCCGAATGCTCGACGAGGTTCGCGTCCGCTGCGGAAAGCGCCACCGACTCCACGAGCAGTGTCTCGAACTCGCGAAGGCCTTCGGCTGTGGCTACGTGCTCGACCAGAAGGGGCCGGACGGCCAACTCGCCCGCGCGGCGCCCGACGAGGGAATTCCGACCGTCGATCCCGAACTCGGCGGTGCGGTCGGCTGGGACGAAGAGAGCATTCGAACGGGCGTCGAGGGCGTGTTCAACGTGCTCCAGTACTTCAACTTCCTCGAGGGCGACCAGTCCCTCGAACCACAGACCCGCGCCGGCGGATTCGAACAGTACGGTGCGCCGGCGGGCGGGCTCGTGACCATGCGAAAGGAACTCGGCGACCGCGTTCGTCCGGGCGAGACGATCTTCGAAGTGACGACGCCCTTCGGCGACCCGAAAGGCGAAGTGACGGCCGACGGCGACGGCATCCTCTGGCGGGCGCGTCGGCTCCCACAGGTCGCGACGGGCGAGTACGTCTGCTCGGTCGGCACCGAGATCGGTGAATACTGA
- a CDS encoding threonine synthase → MASDLTCPECGAVYEAGPDEPWRCACGHALEFTERPHPEGKPLPLHSLDTSDGLWTFFEFLPIEQHVTFYEGFTPMVDAPDWDAQFKLEYVFPTGSFKDRGATTTLSRAVELGVERVIEDSSGNAGASIATYAARAGLEADIYVPSDVKQSKLMTIQRADARPVRIDGTRSDVTAACLEAVEGDADAAADASEDDTAPRQTGEGWYASHAWNPAFLAGTMTFAFEVAAQQGWSVPDAIVLPIGQGTLFLGAYRGFSLLNEAGIVDGMPRLLGAQAAGYAPIVDALGGETTDEDGHGTTIADGIQITDPARRAEILEAIEETGGDAIALGGDPIETALDRLHRNGFYVEPTCAVAPAALHQYREDGVLEADDDVVVPLTGSGLKTL, encoded by the coding sequence ATGGCCTCCGATCTCACCTGCCCCGAGTGCGGAGCCGTCTACGAGGCCGGCCCGGACGAACCGTGGCGCTGTGCCTGCGGCCACGCCCTCGAGTTCACCGAACGGCCCCACCCGGAGGGTAAGCCGTTGCCGCTTCACAGCCTCGATACCAGCGACGGGCTCTGGACGTTCTTCGAGTTCCTCCCGATCGAACAGCACGTCACCTTCTACGAGGGGTTCACGCCGATGGTCGACGCCCCCGACTGGGACGCCCAGTTCAAACTCGAGTACGTCTTCCCCACGGGGTCGTTCAAAGACCGCGGCGCGACGACGACCCTCTCGCGGGCCGTCGAACTCGGCGTCGAGAGGGTCATCGAAGACTCGTCGGGGAACGCCGGCGCGTCGATCGCGACGTACGCGGCCCGGGCGGGGCTCGAGGCGGACATCTACGTCCCGTCCGACGTCAAACAGTCGAAGCTGATGACGATTCAGCGGGCTGACGCCCGTCCCGTCCGCATCGATGGAACGCGATCGGACGTCACGGCGGCCTGTCTCGAAGCCGTCGAGGGCGACGCCGACGCCGCGGCGGACGCGAGCGAGGACGACACCGCCCCGAGACAGACGGGCGAAGGCTGGTACGCCAGCCACGCCTGGAATCCCGCGTTCCTCGCCGGAACGATGACGTTCGCCTTCGAAGTGGCCGCCCAGCAAGGCTGGTCCGTCCCGGACGCGATCGTCCTCCCGATCGGGCAGGGGACGCTGTTCCTCGGGGCCTATCGAGGATTCTCGCTGCTCAACGAGGCCGGTATCGTCGACGGCATGCCCCGACTGCTCGGCGCGCAGGCGGCCGGCTACGCACCGATCGTCGACGCGCTCGGCGGCGAGACGACGGACGAAGACGGTCACGGAACGACCATCGCCGACGGGATTCAGATCACCGACCCGGCACGACGGGCCGAAATACTGGAGGCGATCGAGGAGACCGGCGGCGACGCGATCGCGCTCGGCGGCGATCCGATCGAGACCGCACTCGATCGACTCCACCGGAACGGGTTCTACGTCGAACCGACCTGTGCGGTCGCACCGGCCGCCCTCCACCAGTACCGCGAAGACGGCGTCCTCGAGGCGGACGACGACGTCGTCGTTCCGCTGACCGGGAGCGGACTGAAAACCCTTTGA
- a CDS encoding NUDIX domain-containing protein: MVSRPPTFCPDCGTRLEPITFDDRDRMRCPTCESIVWHNPVPCAGVAVVDSSRSDPAVLCVERGVPPGVGEWTIPGGHMEIGEEPPAAAARELAEETGVVVDPADLEILAASAMPPRTGKYVVTVHYVADRADAEGRLAAGSDATDARFWTPSEFDDSDERFRPVHENRFREAAALFE, from the coding sequence ATGGTCAGCCGACCGCCGACGTTTTGCCCCGATTGCGGTACTCGACTCGAGCCGATCACGTTCGACGATCGCGATCGCATGCGCTGTCCGACCTGCGAGTCCATCGTCTGGCACAACCCGGTCCCCTGTGCCGGCGTCGCAGTAGTCGATTCGTCCCGTTCCGATCCCGCCGTCCTCTGTGTCGAACGCGGCGTCCCGCCGGGAGTGGGCGAGTGGACGATCCCCGGCGGCCACATGGAGATCGGGGAGGAACCGCCCGCGGCGGCCGCCCGGGAACTCGCCGAGGAGACCGGCGTGGTCGTCGACCCCGCCGACCTCGAGATACTGGCCGCGTCGGCGATGCCGCCCCGCACCGGCAAGTACGTCGTCACGGTCCACTACGTGGCCGACCGGGCCGACGCGGAGGGCCGACTGGCGGCCGGGAGTGACGCGACGGACGCGCGATTCTGGACGCCGAGCGAGTTCGACGACTCTGACGAGCGCTTTCGGCCGGTCCACGAAAACCGGTTCCGCGAGGCTGCGGCGCTGTTCGAGTGA
- the argS gene encoding arginine--tRNA ligase, with translation MFLSLRAEVEDALDGALSTLGFPTDDLGLEEPPDDVDSVLASSVAFRLAGEAGAAPPQVADQIAAEIDAEQLTHVSDVETQGPYLNFLPSDAYLAATLEEATDDSYGTLPDREESVVVEHTSANPTGPVHVGRARNPIIGDAVANVLAFAGYDVDRHYYVNDAGRQMAVFTWAYETFDEEDLENAPERDRIEYDLVRYYRKGNAFLENAPEADVEAAEAEIESIMRGLEAGDDEAYERVSEVVDQVLGGMTECLARLPAKFDEFVKETRFMRNGATEALVDRLQDLDEAVYEEDAWQLELEDHGIDKNLVFLRSDGTSLYVTRDLAHHEWKFDEYDRAVTVLGEDHKLQARQLRTTLELLGNDTDQLQQVLYSYVNLPEGKMSTRRGTGVDLDDLLDEAIDRARGEVEDRLDDRIRDDDLDEADIERIAHQVGIGAVRYDIVSKQPTKAITFEWDRALDFEAQSAPYVQYVHARCCGILEEAGIDPETGMDDVETAVDADRLETPEERDLLETIARFPAVVDEAADDLEPHQVATYTREFADRFNGFYRECPVLADDVDPAVREARLALVAASKHTVANALSILGVAAPRSM, from the coding sequence ATGTTCCTCTCCCTACGCGCAGAGGTCGAAGACGCCCTGGACGGGGCGCTCTCGACGCTCGGCTTTCCGACGGACGATCTGGGGCTCGAAGAACCACCGGACGACGTCGACAGCGTTCTCGCCTCGAGCGTCGCGTTCCGGCTGGCCGGCGAGGCGGGCGCGGCGCCGCCGCAGGTCGCGGACCAGATCGCAGCCGAGATCGACGCCGAGCAGTTGACGCACGTCTCCGACGTGGAGACCCAGGGCCCCTACCTCAATTTCCTCCCGAGCGACGCGTACCTCGCGGCGACGCTCGAGGAAGCGACGGACGATTCCTACGGTACCCTCCCGGATCGCGAGGAGTCGGTCGTCGTCGAACACACCAGCGCGAACCCGACGGGACCCGTCCACGTCGGCCGCGCCCGAAACCCGATCATCGGCGACGCCGTCGCGAACGTCCTCGCCTTTGCGGGCTACGACGTCGACCGCCACTACTACGTCAACGACGCCGGACGGCAGATGGCCGTCTTCACGTGGGCCTACGAAACGTTCGACGAGGAGGACTTAGAGAACGCGCCCGAGCGCGACCGCATCGAATACGATCTCGTGCGCTACTACCGGAAGGGCAACGCGTTCCTCGAGAACGCGCCCGAAGCCGACGTCGAGGCGGCCGAAGCGGAGATCGAATCGATCATGCGAGGGCTCGAAGCGGGCGACGACGAGGCCTACGAGCGCGTCAGCGAGGTCGTCGACCAGGTTCTCGGCGGGATGACGGAGTGTCTCGCGCGCCTGCCCGCCAAGTTCGACGAGTTCGTCAAGGAGACGCGATTCATGCGCAACGGCGCGACCGAGGCGCTCGTCGACCGACTCCAGGACCTCGACGAGGCGGTGTACGAGGAGGACGCCTGGCAACTCGAACTCGAAGACCACGGCATCGACAAGAACCTGGTCTTCCTGCGGTCGGACGGCACCTCGCTGTACGTCACCCGCGACCTGGCCCACCACGAGTGGAAGTTCGACGAGTACGACCGCGCGGTGACCGTCCTCGGCGAGGACCACAAACTCCAGGCGAGACAGCTCCGGACGACCCTCGAGTTACTGGGCAACGATACCGATCAGCTGCAGCAGGTCCTGTATTCGTACGTCAACCTCCCCGAGGGGAAGATGAGCACGCGCCGCGGGACCGGCGTCGACCTCGACGACCTGCTCGACGAGGCCATCGACCGCGCCCGCGGGGAGGTCGAAGACCGGCTGGACGACCGCATCCGCGACGACGACCTCGACGAGGCGGACATCGAGCGGATCGCCCATCAGGTCGGGATCGGCGCCGTCCGCTACGACATCGTCTCCAAGCAGCCGACGAAGGCGATTACCTTCGAGTGGGATCGGGCACTCGACTTCGAAGCCCAGTCAGCCCCCTACGTGCAGTACGTCCACGCGCGCTGCTGTGGCATTCTAGAAGAGGCCGGAATCGACCCCGAGACCGGCATGGACGACGTCGAAACGGCCGTCGACGCCGACCGTCTCGAGACGCCCGAAGAACGGGACCTCCTCGAGACGATCGCGCGGTTCCCGGCGGTCGTCGACGAGGCCGCGGACGACCTCGAGCCCCACCAGGTCGCGACCTACACCCGCGAGTTCGCCGACCGGTTCAACGGCTTCTACCGCGAGTGTCCGGTGCTGGCCGACGACGTCGATCCGGCGGTCCGCGAGGCGCGACTGGCGCTGGTGGCCGCTTCGAAGCACACGGTCGCCAACGCCCTGTCGATCCTGGGCGTGGCAGCGCCGCGCTCGATGTGA
- a CDS encoding MinD/ParA family ATP-binding protein codes for MSQETVYAIASGKGGVGKTTTTVNLGTALAEAGKRVAIVDADLGMANLAGFVSLSPDSTTLYDVLAGNASVDDATYRLADNIFAVPSGTSLDEYAETSPEGLGTAVATLRTKFDYVFLDVGAGISHETVLPLGLADAVVIVSTPEPAAIHDSKKTLELTDRAGGSVAGLVLTRTRPDSDISHEELADRLGVSLLGIVPEDPAARDSIYAGTPLVVFEPNGPGAVAYRRLASDLTGVDIAEPATDGGTNRRPPTGSRSNPPVDPKGDSTGREAAHDDVSSAITDAETDS; via the coding sequence ATGTCTCAGGAGACGGTCTACGCTATCGCGAGCGGGAAAGGTGGTGTCGGGAAGACGACGACGACGGTCAATCTCGGGACGGCGCTGGCCGAGGCCGGAAAGCGCGTCGCCATCGTCGACGCGGATCTCGGCATGGCGAACCTCGCCGGGTTCGTCAGCCTCTCTCCCGACTCGACGACCCTATACGACGTCTTGGCGGGCAACGCATCGGTCGACGACGCCACGTACCGATTGGCGGACAACATCTTCGCTGTTCCCAGCGGGACCAGCCTCGACGAGTACGCCGAAACCTCACCCGAAGGGCTCGGTACGGCCGTCGCCACGCTTCGGACGAAATTCGATTACGTCTTTCTCGACGTCGGCGCGGGTATCAGCCACGAGACGGTCCTCCCGCTGGGACTGGCCGACGCCGTCGTCATCGTCTCGACGCCCGAACCCGCCGCTATCCACGATTCGAAAAAGACCCTCGAGTTGACCGATCGCGCCGGTGGCTCCGTCGCCGGCCTCGTCCTCACCCGGACCCGACCCGACAGCGACATCTCCCACGAGGAACTCGCGGACCGCCTCGGGGTGTCGCTGCTCGGGATCGTTCCCGAGGATCCCGCCGCTCGAGACAGCATCTACGCCGGCACGCCGCTCGTCGTGTTCGAACCGAACGGGCCGGGTGCCGTCGCCTACCGCCGGCTCGCGTCGGATTTGACGGGCGTCGACATCGCAGAGCCCGCCACCGATGGCGGCACGAACAGACGACCGCCGACCGGCTCCCGTTCGAACCCGCCGGTCGACCCGAAAGGCGATTCGACGGGCCGCGAAGCGGCACACGACGACGTTTCGAGCGCCATTACGGATGCCGAAACCGACTCCTGA